The Sulfurimonas sp. HSL3-2 genome segment AGGATCAGAGCTTAAAAAGGCTTCACAGGAGTTACCGCTATGCGATGTCATAGGAATGATGCGCGATACGATATATGATTGTGTGATACTCACGGATGAAGAGCAAAGATCCGTAGGGATCATCACTACAAAAGATGTTATACGGTTTTTTAACGAGTGTGTGGATTTTGACGGAAAAGCACGAGATTATATGGTCTCTCCGATACTGACTGTAAGTTACGAGACCACTATAAAAGATGCTTTGGAATTCATTAAGGACAAACAGTTTAAAAGAATTATCATAACAAATATGGACGGCGACACGATAGGACAGATAACTCAAGATGAGCTGCTTTCAAGGATATACTCACGCTGGGCGGATATCATGCGTAATAGGCATAACAAGCTTGAAGAGGTAAACAGAGCTCTGAATGAAAAAGCGATGCAGTATGAGATGATGTCGGTGACCGACAGACTAACAGGAATATATAATAGAGGAAAGTTTGAGGTCGAGTTAAGTAACGAGATCCAAAGAGTAAACCGTTATGATTCAGAACCTTTCTCTTTGATATTTTTTGATATCGATAATTTTAAAAAGATCAACGATACATACGGACATTCAGTAGGAGATCTGGTACTTATTAAGATCGTAAGCCTGTTACATAATGCATTACGGACAACAGATGTATTTGCCCGCTGGGGAGGAGAGGAGTTCGTCATTATCATGCCTCATACAGCTTTGTCAAATGCAGTAGAAGCCGCCGAAAAACTGCGTCAAGTCATAGAGAAAGAGGATATAAAAGAGGTGGGTCACGTCACCTGCAGCTTCGGCGTTACCGAGTTCTTAAAAGAGGATGATATTCAATCTCTTATCATCAGAGCGGACAACGCTATGTATAAAGCGAAAAAAGAGGGTAAAAACAGAGTGACAGTCGCATAAAAATCTATGCGACTGCTCAAGAGACTACTCTTTTACTTTACATCCGGTGTCAATTTTCAAAAGTGTATAAAGTGGACAAAAACTGATAGCGGCAGTCCCTAGAAGAACGACGCCAACGGCTCCCCACCAGTTTTGAGTCATAACTCCCCATCCTATCAGGACGATCCCCGCGACAGCTCTAATAATTCTATCTATTGTTCCTACATTACACATGATAAATCCTTTGATGTAATATTGTTATGTACATTATGACATAATTATAAGATAATTTAATGTAAGGTTTTTTATTTAAGCAATAATGCTTATCTGTTCTAAAGAAAATTAATTGATTTTAAGATAAGATAAAAAATGGATTTGAAAAAAATAGAAGATAAGATCTCATCATTTTCGCCTTTTGTAAAAGATATCCGCGTTGTAATGCGTGACAACTTCCCATTCGCTATCATTTATCCGGATTTTGAAGCACTTCAAGAAGCAAAGATAATCAATATCGAAAATGAACTTCGATGGTATGGGGTAGAGCTTTACAATATGGAAGTCGATGATGCTTATAAAGTACATGGGTATGAGATCGTCCACGAGAAACTGCCCACAGAAGAGGAACCTGACGATGAGGTTTACAGAGTCTTAAAATCATACCTTTCGAGTGTGACAAAAGCGGAGATACTCCCGGCTTCGCATTTGGAACTTGATCTTGGACTGGATTCGCTTGATTATGTGGAGCTGTTTATCTTTGTAGAGAAGAGCTTCGGCGTAGAGATCGACGAAGCGCTATTTTCAAAACTCATGAAGATGAAACTGTTGTATGAATATATAAAAGAACACCAGACACATGCCACGCGCATCGATGAAACGAGAGTTAAGTGGGATGAGGTGCTAAAAGAGGATATAGACGAGAAGCTTATCTATTCGCCGATTGTGATGTTTATATTTAAAACGGTGCTGTTCCCTCTCTTTAAGCTTCTTTTTCGCATGGAAGTGATCGGCCGGGAGAACATCCCTGCAACATCCTGTCTGATCGCTCCAAATCATCAAAGCATGCTTGACGGGTTCTTGATAGAGTCCACTCTGCCTTATACAATTTTAAAACGCAGTTTTTTTCTTTCTTACAAAGGGGTATTCGGGACTTGGTTCTTAAAGCCTATCGCCATCAACGGACAGAACATTTTGATAGATGAAGATGAAGATCTCAAACACACGATGCAGTACTGTGCTCTGCCCTTAAAAGAGGGGAACAATCTTGTTATATTTCCCGAGGGAGCAAGAAGCAGGGACAGAAAATTTTTAGAGTTTAAACCCTTTTTCGCGATGCTCTCAAAAACTTTTGACCGACCTGTCGTACCCGTTGTGATCGACGGCAGTTTTGAAGCTTTAAGGACAGGCAAGATCATCCCGAGTCTAAAAAAAATAAGGGTGACATATTTAAAACCGATCTATCCTGAGGGTATGACATATGCCCAGATGACTGCCAAAGTCAAAGAGGCGATAGCAACTGAGATGCAGAGGAATCCGGTCTACTCCAAAGCACTTTGAACATCATGAGCAACTTTTTTCTCATCTACGAAAAACAGTAAGATCGCACCGACGACAAAAAACAGCGAGACCGATGCTATCGCAAGTCGTGAGTTTTCACTGAAAAGTGCAACTACGGCAATAAGTAAAGGCCCGAAGATCGTGGCGAATTTACCAAGAAAGTTGTAAAAACCGAAAAATTCTGCCGCCTGATCATGGGGGATCATCTTTGAGTAGTAGGAGCGGCTTAGTGCCTGGATGCCACCTTGGACAAGAGCGATCATCACCGCCAGAACATAAAACTCATAGACCTCGTTCATTCTAGTCGCCCAAAAGACGATAAAAATATAGATGGCAATAGCAAGATAGATCGCTTTTTTTGTATCCCAATACTGAGCCAGTTTTGCAAACAAAAGGGTGGCTGGAAAGCCGACAAACTGCACAATCAGAAGCGCAAGTATGAGGTTGTGCGAGTCAAATCCTAGTGCCATACCGTAGTCAACAGCCATCCTGATGATCGTATCTACACCGTCGATATAAAGCCAGTATGCGATAAGAAACAGCAACAGTCCTTTGAGCTGTGATATCTTGCTGAACGTGGTTTTGAGTCTCATGTAGCCTTGTTTTATCAGACTCGTTTTTAGTTCGGTTTTTTCTCTTTTTTCCTCGACGAAGAGAAGCAGTGGAAGGGAGAAAAGTGCCCACCACAATGCTACGCTGACAAATGAGGCTTTAATGGCCGCAGCTTCATCCGTAAAGCCAAAGAACGCAAAATCCTGCAGCATCCAGACATTGACGCTAAAGAGAACCCCTCCGCCGAGATATCCTAAAGCAAAACCGAGACTCGATACAAAATCGATATTTTTTTCCGTAGATACGGAGGGAAGCAGGGAGTCGTAAAATGTGTTAGAACCCATAAATCCAATGTTGGCAAGAACATAGACAAAAACTGCCAGCTGCCACTCTCCTGCACCGATAAGGGATAAAGCCGCACTCATCGCGATACCTAGATAGGCAAATAAAAATAAAAAGCGTTTTTTTATGGAACCGGCATCGGCTATCGCCCCTAAAAGCGGTGCCAAAAGTACGATAATGAAACTAGACAGAGAGTTAGCAAAACCCAGATGGGCAGTACTTACGGTCACATTTACATCGGCACTGAAATACGCTTTGAAAAAGAGCGGGAAAAAACCTGCCATAACGGTAGTAGCATAAGCGGAATTCGCCCAGTCGTAAAGTGCCCAAGAGTAGATGCTTTTTTTATTCATAAAAAATGATACAATAATTTATGAAATTTTTGGAACTCTTTTCTCGAACCGGTCTTATAGGTGCTCATCGCGGCGCGCGAACCAAAGCCCCTGAGAACACTCTTCGCTCTCTTAAAGCCAGCGTGGGACATTGCGACTTTATAGAGGTCGATGTCCAGCTAAGCCGTGACGGTGTCGCTGTCATTATGCATGATGATACGTTGGAGAGGACGACGAACGTCGCTAAGATCGAAGCATATAAAAGCCGTACTCCCTATAATGTTGCCGATTTTACTTTTAAAGAGCTCGACTCACTTGATTACGGCAGCTGGTTTGACGGAGAATTTGAACCGCTGTTGACTCTAAAGCAAGCACTGCAGTTTATAAAAGAGAACAGGATGTTTTTAAATATAGAGATCAAGGATATGCATCAGTTTTTTAGTGATGAACAGGTCATCTCTACAGTGCTTCAAGAGGTAGAGGAACTGCGTGTACAAGAATCGGTGATCTTCTCCTCGTTTTGGCATGAGTATCTGCCCTTATGCAAAGAGAGACTGCCTTCTGTTCCTACCGCAGCCCTGGTAGAAGACACCCACCCTGACAACCTCATTGAGTATCTGCGCTCCTTACATGTAGACGTGTATAACATGAATGATGAACTCGTAGATAAAGAGAGCGTAAACAAGCTGCGTCAGGCTGGCTTTTTTGTGAACATATATACGGTCAACGATCCGCTTCGTGCCAAAGAGCTTTTTGAAATGGGGGTAAACGGGATCTTTACCGATATTCCCTCTTTATACTATCCTCTTTGATTTTCCTGATTATTAGTGAATATTAATATTAATTTTACTATCATTAAAAGAAAAAAGGTCAAAGATAATGATGGAATTGAAGATTACAGATGGAGAGATGGGTGTACGTCCACCGGTTACAAAGCCCCATCCTGGGTTCCTTCATCAAGTTGGTGAAGAAAGATTTCGTAAGCTTGTAAGTGATCACTACGAACTTATAAGAAACAGCGATATAGCGTTTTTATTTCCGGTAAACGATGAGGATGATTTTGAGCAGGCGAAAAAGAATGCTGCTGATTTCTTGATTCAGATATGCGGCGGTCCTGATTATTTCAACCAACACCGCGGTGAGCCTAGAATGGTAGGTCGTCATGCACCTTTTCGTATTGATGAACATGCAAGAAGAAGATGGTTGGAGTTTTATGCAGAGCTTCTTCCAAAACTCGAAGATGAGGGGATAAGCCCTGAGTATATCAAATCGTTTTGGGATTATCTCGATATCTTCTCTATCTGGATGATAAACATCAAATGAACTTCAAAGTCTGCACGCAGTATGCTCTTTAAAAACTGATCAGTTCTCTGTCTCTGTTTTTAAAGACGGCACACTTTGTGTAGCCGACTTCACGTGCTAGTGCGATAATGTTTTCGTTATACAGTCCGACTTGTTCGGGTTTGTGTGCGTCTGAGCCGAAAGTTATAGGGATATCTAAAGCATAAGCTTCGCCGAGAAGCTCTTGTGAGGGATATGTCTGTTCTATCGGCTTTCTAAGTCCCGCCATATTTAACTCTAAAACAGCACCGCTTTTTTTGATCGCTTTTAATGCGTTTGATGCGATAGACAAGATGTCGCGTTTAGGCATGAACTTAAAAACTTTGATCAGGTCAAGATGCCCTATGATGTCGAATTTTCCAAACTTTGCCATCTCTTCGATCGCGTCAAAATACTCCTGCCAGATTTTATCGATATCTTCAGTATGGTATCTTCCTATAAACTCAGGATTGTCAAAGCCCCATCCGTCTATAAAGTGAACCGAACCAATAAGAAAATCCACGTCGGCATTTAAGACTCTTTCATCCATATAGCCTTTGAGATAATCTACCTCATAGCCCAGGAGCACCTCTATCTTGCCTTGATATTTTATCTTTGCATCGTTTATCCATTTTTCATACACACTCATCTCGTCAAAACTCATGCGGTATTTGGGGTCGAAATCCATAGGTGCATGGTCGGAAAAACCGAAGTATTTGATCCCTTTTTTTATAGCTGCTTCTATATATTCGTCAACTGTTCCCTCTGCATGATTACAAAGCGTCGTATGATTGTGCAAATCCACTAACATTTATTCAAATCTCTTTTTTTTTAAAGTTTATCTTGGTATTATAGTACAAAATGTTATTATAAACATATTTTGGAGCAGTTTTATGACACAAGAAGAGTTGGATGCTTTGATGAGCGGAGATATGGATTCGGTCGATGATGAAGTATCTGAACTGGATGAATCTAACGAAATCGAAACAGATGAAGAAGTGGAAGAGTCACCGACAAAAGCAGAGTTAGAAGCGCGTAGAGTGCATCCTAATAAAATGGTACCCCCACCTCCATATGACGATAACAAAGTGGTACACCAACTTGATGACGTTACAAAAGAGAGCGAAGAAAAAGCGACTCAGATCTTTGATATCGTAGAAAATATCAGTAACGACTTGATGGAGAAAGAGGAGAACATAAACTCTTGTATCCAAGTAATCGAAGATAATATAAAACTGTTTACAAATCTAGCAGAAAAATTCCCGGATATCAAAGCTTTTCAAAAAGCGAAAGATGATAATACTGAAGCGCTCTCAAGTGCTCAAGAGGTATTAGAGTCTATGCAGGGAAGCGGTGATGAACTTATGAATGTTATGGACATCATGCAGTATCAAGATATTCACCGTCAAAAAATCGAACGTGTCATCAATGTTATGCGTGCTCTTTCAAACTATATGAACGCACTTTTCGCAGGTAAAATAGATGATGAGAAGCGTGTAAGTTCTGCAGTTCACCTTCCCGGTGATCAGGGAACAGAGGATGTGGTCAATGCTGATGATATTGAAGCGTTACTTGCACAATTTGGCACAAACGGATAAAATTCCAAAAAAATTTAATGCTTTACTTATAAGCATTATAAGATGAGAAGATATGCAAAAAGTAGAATTACTTTCTCCGGCTGGAAACTTAGAAAAGCTTCGTATTGCCATTGATTTCGGTGCCGATGCCGTATACGGCGGTGTAAGCCATTTTTCACTTCGTATACGTTCTGGCAAAGAGTTTACGTTTGAGGATTTTAAAGAGGGGATAGAGTATGCCCACTCAAAAGGAAAAAAAGTCTATGCGACTATAAACGGCTTTCCGTTTAACTCTCAGCTTGAACTTTTAAAAAAACATATACTAAAGATGGCGGAACTCGGTCCCGATGCCATTATCGTAGCGACGCCTGGAGTGCTGAAGCTATGTAATGAACTTGCACCGCATATCCCGCTTCATCTTTCGACTCAGGCAAACGTACTTAACGTCCTTGACGCAAAAGTCTACTATGATATGGGTGCGCGCCGTATCATTGCTGCTCGTGAGATATCTTTAAAAGACCTGTGTGAGATAAAAAAAGAGCTTCCTGATCTGGAAGTAGAGGTGTTTGTCCACGGTTCTATGTGTTTTGCGTATAGCGGAAGATGTCTGATATCGACATTGCAAAGCGGTCGTGTTCCAAACCGCGGAAGCTGTGCAAATGACTGTAGATTTCCGTATGAGCTCTACGCTGCAAATCCTGAGACGGGAACACTTTTCAGACTTGAAGAGGATCCTGGCATCGGGACTTACATCATGAACTCAAAAGATCTGAATTTAGCTTCGCATATCAAAGAGATACTCGATAGCGGATGTGTGGATTCACTAAAGATAGAGGGACGTACCAAGACTTCATACTATGCAGCGGTCACGGCGAAAGCCTACCGTATGGCGATAGATGACTACTATGCGGGCTGTTATGAACCGAGCAAGTATCAGTATGAGTTAGAGAGCATGCAAAACCGCGGATATACTGATGCTTATCTTGTAAGCCGTCCGTTTGAGAAACATGACGGTCAGAGTCTGGATTTTACGATGCAGATGGGAACACATCAGGTAAGCGGGATGGTCACACTAGAGGGCACGCACTTTATGTGTAAATATAAAACACTGCCAAATGAAGAGTTGGAGATCGTAGCTCCTCTTGATACAGTATTACACGACGTGGACAACGAGATAGGGACAATCTACCAAAGAGACGGCAGATGGTATATGAAGTTAAAAAAACTGGTTGCAGAGAATAAAAAAGTCTGGGATGAAGTCCATAGCGGAAACTTAAATCCTATAGAGCTGCCGACAATGCTTCCGTCGTATACTTTTTTAAGAATACCGGCAGACGGCGATATGGGCACTCACCCTAAAATTTAAATTTAATTGTAAGGAAAAATGGTATGAAATTTGTTTCGATAATAATCGGTAGTAAAAGTGATTTTGAAGTAATGAAGTCTTGTGCAGATACGTTTGAGGCTTTCGGTGTAAATTATGAGCTTGTTATCTCATCTGCTCACCGTTCTCCTGAACGTACAAAAGAGTATGTAGAAAAAGCTGAGAAAAAAGGTGCACAAGTGTTCATCGCAGCAGCTGGTATGGCGGCTCACTTAGCAGGTGTACTTGCTTCAAAGACTGTTAAACCTATTATCGGTGTTCCTATGAGCGCATCGGCTCTAAGCGGTATCGACGCTCTTCTTTCGACTGTACAGATGCCGGCTGGAATGCCAGTTGCTACTGTTGCTATAGGAAAAGCAGGTGCAATCAACTCTGCATACCTTGCAATGCAGATATTGGCTCTTGAAAATGAAGATTTAAGAGTGAAGCTAAAAGAAGATAGAATAGCAAAAGCTAAAAAAGTCGAGATGGATTCTATGGAGATAGAAACTATTCTTTAATACTTTGAGCTATCAAAAGGGATTACTATGAGTTTTAATTGGATGAGTATTGAAGAGTATGCGGATTTAACTGGGTTAGAGCTTCTTGCTATCGAAGAACTGATAGCAAGAGACAAGCTGGTAAGCAGAGTCGAGAACGGGCAGACATATATCGACCCGTCCAAAGGTACTAGCGAGATAGTCCCGTCGCAGCTTCAAGACGTATCCAAATCAAGCAGTCCAGATATGACAGTCCCTGCACAATTTGTCGAAAGGACAATAGGTACTATTATCAATCTTCACGAAAGAGTCCTTGATGCAAAAGATGAGACGATAGAGTCGATTAAAAACGAGAATATGTTTTTAAAAGAGGCTCTCTCATCTCTTCAAGAACTTTATGAAGAGGATAGAAAGACCATAGACACTCTTACGACTCAACTAAAACTTTCTCAGCAAGAGGTTGAGTTTTTAAGAAGAAAATATAAGCTGATGTGGGGGAAAGTCGTTGAGAACTACTCAACAACCGATAAAGAATGACGATTGATGAAGCATGTATCGGTTGTATAATCAACCAAAGTCTCAAAGTAGCAAATGCGATAAAGGCCGATGAGGTCTTGACTGAAAAGTTAGTCTCAGAAGTCACGAAAAGTTCCAAAGATTTTTCATTCTCACTCACACCTCCCGAAGTAGCGACAGATGTTTACGAGATGATGGCTCTCATCGCAGAAAAACAAGATCTCTATGATGAAGTAAAAGCACACTCCACGCAAAAAGCACTCGAATTTGTTCCCTTTTTACAATACAAAATAGATAATTCCAAAGATAAACTTCTAACGGCTGTTAAAGTAGCCATAGCAGGAAAC includes the following:
- a CDS encoding diguanylate cyclase, encoding MNTQNIMDIASKDVITITEDETIADAIEKMYMHNHRDVIVLSNRHKKFGLLSSVDLIKMKKQGIDFNQKISSVLYPGIETISHKSSLLDAVDNINYQNYPMCVVDDDDNLVGFVSYYNIISSVDPNLMLERRYVGEFVVGSELKKASQELPLCDVIGMMRDTIYDCVILTDEEQRSVGIITTKDVIRFFNECVDFDGKARDYMVSPILTVSYETTIKDALEFIKDKQFKRIIITNMDGDTIGQITQDELLSRIYSRWADIMRNRHNKLEEVNRALNEKAMQYEMMSVTDRLTGIYNRGKFEVELSNEIQRVNRYDSEPFSLIFFDIDNFKKINDTYGHSVGDLVLIKIVSLLHNALRTTDVFARWGGEEFVIIMPHTALSNAVEAAEKLRQVIEKEDIKEVGHVTCSFGVTEFLKEDDIQSLIIRADNAMYKAKKEGKNRVTVA
- a CDS encoding DUF2892 domain-containing protein, whose protein sequence is MCNVGTIDRIIRAVAGIVLIGWGVMTQNWWGAVGVVLLGTAAISFCPLYTLLKIDTGCKVKE
- a CDS encoding 1-acyl-sn-glycerol-3-phosphate acyltransferase translates to MDLKKIEDKISSFSPFVKDIRVVMRDNFPFAIIYPDFEALQEAKIINIENELRWYGVELYNMEVDDAYKVHGYEIVHEKLPTEEEPDDEVYRVLKSYLSSVTKAEILPASHLELDLGLDSLDYVELFIFVEKSFGVEIDEALFSKLMKMKLLYEYIKEHQTHATRIDETRVKWDEVLKEDIDEKLIYSPIVMFIFKTVLFPLFKLLFRMEVIGRENIPATSCLIAPNHQSMLDGFLIESTLPYTILKRSFFLSYKGVFGTWFLKPIAINGQNILIDEDEDLKHTMQYCALPLKEGNNLVIFPEGARSRDRKFLEFKPFFAMLSKTFDRPVVPVVIDGSFEALRTGKIIPSLKKIRVTYLKPIYPEGMTYAQMTAKVKEAIATEMQRNPVYSKAL
- a CDS encoding MFS transporter, giving the protein MNKKSIYSWALYDWANSAYATTVMAGFFPLFFKAYFSADVNVTVSTAHLGFANSLSSFIIVLLAPLLGAIADAGSIKKRFLFLFAYLGIAMSAALSLIGAGEWQLAVFVYVLANIGFMGSNTFYDSLLPSVSTEKNIDFVSSLGFALGYLGGGVLFSVNVWMLQDFAFFGFTDEAAAIKASFVSVALWWALFSLPLLLFVEEKREKTELKTSLIKQGYMRLKTTFSKISQLKGLLLFLIAYWLYIDGVDTIIRMAVDYGMALGFDSHNLILALLIVQFVGFPATLLFAKLAQYWDTKKAIYLAIAIYIFIVFWATRMNEVYEFYVLAVMIALVQGGIQALSRSYYSKMIPHDQAAEFFGFYNFLGKFATIFGPLLIAVVALFSENSRLAIASVSLFFVVGAILLFFVDEKKVAHDVQSALE
- a CDS encoding glycerophosphodiester phosphodiesterase family protein — encoded protein: MKFLELFSRTGLIGAHRGARTKAPENTLRSLKASVGHCDFIEVDVQLSRDGVAVIMHDDTLERTTNVAKIEAYKSRTPYNVADFTFKELDSLDYGSWFDGEFEPLLTLKQALQFIKENRMFLNIEIKDMHQFFSDEQVISTVLQEVEELRVQESVIFSSFWHEYLPLCKERLPSVPTAALVEDTHPDNLIEYLRSLHVDVYNMNDELVDKESVNKLRQAGFFVNIYTVNDPLRAKELFEMGVNGIFTDIPSLYYPL
- a CDS encoding globin, yielding MELKITDGEMGVRPPVTKPHPGFLHQVGEERFRKLVSDHYELIRNSDIAFLFPVNDEDDFEQAKKNAADFLIQICGGPDYFNQHRGEPRMVGRHAPFRIDEHARRRWLEFYAELLPKLEDEGISPEYIKSFWDYLDIFSIWMINIK
- a CDS encoding histidinol-phosphatase — protein: MLVDLHNHTTLCNHAEGTVDEYIEAAIKKGIKYFGFSDHAPMDFDPKYRMSFDEMSVYEKWINDAKIKYQGKIEVLLGYEVDYLKGYMDERVLNADVDFLIGSVHFIDGWGFDNPEFIGRYHTEDIDKIWQEYFDAIEEMAKFGKFDIIGHLDLIKVFKFMPKRDILSIASNALKAIKKSGAVLELNMAGLRKPIEQTYPSQELLGEAYALDIPITFGSDAHKPEQVGLYNENIIALAREVGYTKCAVFKNRDRELISF
- a CDS encoding chemotaxis protein → MTQEELDALMSGDMDSVDDEVSELDESNEIETDEEVEESPTKAELEARRVHPNKMVPPPPYDDNKVVHQLDDVTKESEEKATQIFDIVENISNDLMEKEENINSCIQVIEDNIKLFTNLAEKFPDIKAFQKAKDDNTEALSSAQEVLESMQGSGDELMNVMDIMQYQDIHRQKIERVINVMRALSNYMNALFAGKIDDEKRVSSAVHLPGDQGTEDVVNADDIEALLAQFGTNG
- a CDS encoding peptidase U32 family protein, which gives rise to MQKVELLSPAGNLEKLRIAIDFGADAVYGGVSHFSLRIRSGKEFTFEDFKEGIEYAHSKGKKVYATINGFPFNSQLELLKKHILKMAELGPDAIIVATPGVLKLCNELAPHIPLHLSTQANVLNVLDAKVYYDMGARRIIAAREISLKDLCEIKKELPDLEVEVFVHGSMCFAYSGRCLISTLQSGRVPNRGSCANDCRFPYELYAANPETGTLFRLEEDPGIGTYIMNSKDLNLASHIKEILDSGCVDSLKIEGRTKTSYYAAVTAKAYRMAIDDYYAGCYEPSKYQYELESMQNRGYTDAYLVSRPFEKHDGQSLDFTMQMGTHQVSGMVTLEGTHFMCKYKTLPNEELEIVAPLDTVLHDVDNEIGTIYQRDGRWYMKLKKLVAENKKVWDEVHSGNLNPIELPTMLPSYTFLRIPADGDMGTHPKI
- the purE gene encoding 5-(carboxyamino)imidazole ribonucleotide mutase; the encoded protein is MKFVSIIIGSKSDFEVMKSCADTFEAFGVNYELVISSAHRSPERTKEYVEKAEKKGAQVFIAAAGMAAHLAGVLASKTVKPIIGVPMSASALSGIDALLSTVQMPAGMPVATVAIGKAGAINSAYLAMQILALENEDLRVKLKEDRIAKAKKVEMDSMEIETIL
- a CDS encoding DUF3972 domain-containing protein, giving the protein MSFNWMSIEEYADLTGLELLAIEELIARDKLVSRVENGQTYIDPSKGTSEIVPSQLQDVSKSSSPDMTVPAQFVERTIGTIINLHERVLDAKDETIESIKNENMFLKEALSSLQELYEEDRKTIDTLTTQLKLSQQEVEFLRRKYKLMWGKVVENYSTTDKE